The following coding sequences lie in one Arachis ipaensis cultivar K30076 chromosome B03, Araip1.1, whole genome shotgun sequence genomic window:
- the LOC107634252 gene encoding uncharacterized protein LOC107634252 — translation MVCFCFLVDQTRKVRRSKPAAGICSRCGGGASVADMKTATRFCCVPFYCKSWRAIICTFCGAVLRSYH, via the coding sequence ATGGTATGCTTCTGTTTCTTGGTGGACCAAACGCGCAAAGTACGGAGGAGCAAACCGGCGGCGGGAATATGCAGCCGGTGCGGCGGTGGAGCTAGCGTGGCCGACATGAAAACCGCCACCAGGTTTTGCTGTGTTCCCTTTTACTGCAAGTCTTGGAGAGCCATTATCTGCACTTTTTGCGGTGCTGTTCTTCGCTCCTACCATTAG
- the LOC107632647 gene encoding uncharacterized protein LOC107632647, which produces MADAPPPSLSELIRMVAELQQANQRMADENQIMAAQIAELNHARIEHNDAHRQQAEDEEHQSQPTHVSETARGEEQQPEDEKEESDDPVGPFIEAVMNFELPKRFTLPLTLTPYDGLGDPRKFIKKFRSIMIVNGASDTVLCRCFPNYLDGPALDWLCALPAGSILRFHQLAKLFEEHFAGSAIYLHDSDYLNTIKQGPNESLKDYMTRFTKVAINIPDLHPEVHLHAIKSGLRPGKFQETIAVAKLKTLAEFCEKAKGQIDIEELRQAQKSDKSHFREDDKSSSTKKSFKLTPRFDSYTQFNTKREDIIKEILNSKLIKPPRKVGTYQDAKNVDKSKYCAFHQKHGHNTDDCVVAKDLLERLARQGYLDKYISGHIQKRGPSSTTNDLSEQNREKEKTSSSQYERPRGIINCISGGYASGGYSNSARKRSFRAICSVNGPQQGEAITNPQPEVTFTNGDFNSSIQNLDDPVVVTLQLGDLLVKKVLLDPGSSADVLFYSTFQKMKLSDNMLQSTGGDLVGFSGERVPILGSVWLQTTLVHIT; this is translated from the exons ATGGCTGACGCACCGCCTCCTTCACTGTCCGAACTCATACGAATGGTAGCTGAGCTACAACAAGCTAATCAACGAATGGCTGACGAAAACCAAATAATGGCTGCCCAAATTGCTGAACTAAATCATGCTCGGATCGAGCACAACGATGCTCATCGCCAGCAGGCAGAAGATGAAGAGCATCAGTCCCAACCAACTCATGTTTCGGAGACCGCTCGAGGCGAAGAACAGCAGCccgaagatgaaaaagaagagtcCGACGACCCTGTAGGTCCCTTCATAGAAGCAGTGATGAACTTCGAACTGCCGAAGAGGTTCACTCTGCCGTTGACCCTCACACCTTACGATGGACTCGGAGACCCAAGGAAGTTCATAAAGAAATTCCGATCAATAATGATCGTCAATGGTGCATCAGATACagttttatgtcgttgttttccGAATTATTTAGACGgccctgcacttgattggttgtgTGCTTTGCCTGCAGGTTCCATTTTGCGTTTTCACCAGTTGGCGAAGTTATTTGAAGAGCATTTCGCCGGATCCGCAATTTACTTGCACGATTCTGATTACTTGAACACTATCAAGCAAGGACCAAATGAAAGCTTAAAGGACTACATGACCCGATTTACCAAGGTCGCGATCAACATACCAGACCTCCACCCCGAGGTCCATCTACACGCAATTAAAAGCGGCCTCCGACCCGGAAAGTTCCAGGAGACAATCGCAGTAGCCAAGCTGAAGACTCTAGCAGAATTTTGCGAGAAGGCAAAGGGACAAATTGATATCGAGGAGCTCAGACAAGCTCAGAAGTCTGACAAGTCACATTTCCGCGAAGACGATAAGAGCTCAAGTACTAAGAAAAGTTTTAAACTAACACCTCGATTTGATTCTTATACGCAGTTTAACACTAAGAGAGAAGACATAATCAAAGAGATCTTGAACTCAAAACTAAtcaagccaccaagaaaggtaggTACATACCAAGATGCAAAGAACGTGGACAAATCGAAATACTGCGCTTTCCACCAGAAACACGGCCACAATACTGACGATTGCGTGGTTGCCAAAGACCTTTTAGAACGACTAGCTCGACAAGGATACCTCGACAAATACATTAGTGGTCACATCCAAAAGCGCGGCCCAAGCTCCACAACAAACGACCTCTCTGAACAAAACCGAGAAAAAGAGAAGACATCTTCAAGCCAATATGAAAGACCACGAGGTATAATCAACTGTATTTCAGGAGGATACGCCAGTGGAGGATATTCAAATTCGGCAAGGAAAAGATCGTTCAGAGCCATATGTTCGGTAAACGGACCACAACAAGGTGAAGCAATCACTAATCCACAACCAGAAGTCACTTTCACAAACGGCGACTTCAACTCCAGTATACAAAATTTGGACGACCCTGTGGTGGTCACCCTTCAGCTAGGGGATCTATTGGTGAAAAAAGTGCTCTTAGATCCCGGGAGCAGCGCCGATGTTCTATTTTACTCCACATTTCAAAAGATGAAACTCAGCGACAACATGCTACAGTCAACAGGAGGAGATCTGGTCGGCTTCTCAGGAGAACGAGTTCCAATACTCGGAtcagtgtggttacaaaccacactgg TCCATATAACCTAA